TTCTCTTTCAACACAAGCTCAAGAATTCTATGGGTGGCATAAAAAAATCAGGGTTGCTTTAAACTCCACCCACTTTGGGTTTTTACCCTAGAATTgcattcttctttttttattgtgttACCATTTTGAGAATTCAAATCTCtcccaaaattcaattttagttCTAATAGATGGCATAAAATCTGACGACAAATTCTTCAACTTAGCTAATCATGTATGATCAAAATGGATTTAAAGGCACAAAATGTAACCCAGGGTTCAAGGCTACAAAAGAAAGGATAGTCTAGACCAAATAACTATTTGAAGGCAAACCAAGAACCATTTCTTTCCATTAGGAActtcctatttcttctttttttttttttcctttcactcatttcatttctttcttcttgttttgttttctttattcacacttttctttcccttcttttcattttcaacttttgtTGTTGCCTCTCGAAATGAGTTCAAATTTCCAAGCTCTCTTACATTGGCACCTATATCTTGAGGCTCCAATTTCACAGCATAAATGAAAACCACCGGCCCATTTTTTAgacaactaattttgtactagaCACCAAAAACTCGATTATCCCTAATCTAAGTCCCAAGGTTTTGCTTAAATTGAGTCTCGTAAAATAGACTGAGACCTTTGGCACGTTCAAAAGGAACCTAAAGATCCCGATACAGGAGTTAATAGGAGAGTTAAAATTGGAAGGCTCAAATTAAAAAAGTCAACCATGCATCCTTAAAGTGAAAAGTCAACATTTTGAGAGAGTTAAAATGGATGAGTTAAATGAGCTTAATGAGTGGGAGAAATGGAAGTAAGAAGGGGGCAAATTATAGTCCCATCCTATGTTGCTCGAACCCTTCATTTTTCTCTAAGTACCCATGTTCGGCACTTGTGTCCAATAGTTGGATACAAGGATATACCCTCCAAAGATCTTCCAAATGCAtgaaaaaacatagaaaaatctAACCATGATTGTGTCAGATACATATATGCATCACTCACACCTGAACACAAGTAACATAAGTTCCACCCCATTTTCATCTGTAGGCTAGGCACATCACGCATGTACATTATCAAATGCAACTTGCCTAAAGTGGTCTACATTGCTTTTCTTGTCTGGCACTAAGGTATAGTGTTGTAAGGCGTACGCCTCGTGCCTTTGCATTAGACAACAAAAGCGCCTCAGACCCTTTCTCATGAGGTCCATTTGATAATTGATTAAGCATGCACTTGGTCCACCTCGGCGCACTCTTTGCAAGGCAATAGgcacaaaaaagaaaagcccACCCAACCAAGGTTACCTTTAACTTctattatttttcacatttttgttAGATATATCTTCACTGGTAAGAAAGGAATAGAATCCAATTCTATATTCCTCAATTATTTGAGTATTCAACATAGAAATGGACCATCTTGaccaacaaaaaaatttacatgttttgtagATAAAGTAGAccatatatatgatatatatatattacatatatatatagagatttatatgtatatatatgacatATATACATAGATAAATTCATAGACAGACACGTACAAAGTTTCACCCATGTACATATAGCGATTTACTTCACTCAAGTTggagtctttttttttttttttgccttacACCTAGAGGCAACATTGGGTCCTAGTGCCTAGAGAGCACCCTGCACCCTTGACAACATCGCTAAGGCAAAAGGCCTAAGCGCATGCCTTAACAACACCAGCTGAATCCATTTCCATGCCATTGcaactcaaataaataaatagaagttACAAGTGACTTCAAAACAAAAGTTCGATCTACTGCACTAAGAAGTAAGAAATAAAACTTAGTTTGAAAGATCTCAACTATTTTGTCAAAAGAAGTTGCAGACTTGGTAGCTGTTATGTACTCAAATGATTAAAACtggagaaaatcaaaaccaaccATTTATTTTCCAGAAAGTTGAATCTttaatttatagatttttgaaaacattatttGTTTGTAATTCCAAACACGCTTTAAGAAAATGCAACAACTTGACATAATATTAAGAATTCCACAAACTTCAATGAAACGCGAATGAagctaagaaaataatattcatCTCAATTCATAAATCTcccaaattattcaaataaataaaaagaaaaggggtAATTTGTACCTTTATCAGAGACCTTGGAAAACACCAAATCAGCAGAAGTGAGCATCAAAGAAGCTAAATCCAACCATCTTCCCATCACTATACACTCTTGCGCTTCCATACAAAGTCTCGTCACTTGCGGCTCCGCAACCTTCCACCATAATTgagcaaaacaaaattaatgaaaatttaaaatttctgatttaagaatttctttttggaaaataaattgaGGTTACCTCTGGACCAGCATCGGCCCAAGCGAGTTCGGACGTGAAGCGGACGACGGCGAGAGCGGGATCATCTTCGGAGGTTGGAACGACTGTGGTCATTGTCGTTTTGCAGCTCTCTGTAAAACCCTGGCTTCGCTTTGGTAGGGGGCGACAAAGCAGACAGAAGAGCAGCAAGAGAGCGAGTGGAAAACcctcagttttttttttttttaagtcattattattttaaagatattagttatatttttaaggaATTTGGATTGGTACGGACAGTTAAAAACCAGACCAGATCCAAAAGAACTGAAAGTATTGATcataaaacggcgtcgtttacaAGTAGCTTAACCCCAAAGTAATAATGAGAGGGGGCGGTGGGTAGATATAAGAGAAAAGTAAGATCTATAGGATACTAATAAGTCGTTTATCTTTTTCTACAAAATCCCAATCTCTGACATCAACAACTGAATCCCATTTCTCTAAGAGGtctgttcttcttcttcttcttcttcttcttcttcttcttcttaatacctacttttttggtttttaacaTACCCTGTGTTAGGATTTATGGGTCTCTCTCTGTGTATTTGAAGTGTTGTTACATGTTCTTTCTTAAGCTTAATTCTTTGTTCTAAGAACGGATTTGCTATTGTAATCACGGAAAAGCCTGGAATTTTGTGTTGAGgcaaagataaaattaaaaaggactTGGGGGCAgaagatgattttttttgtgtgtgttcaAATGATTGACTTTTTGGAGAGGATAGAAATGCAATTTGTTTTCGttaaaatggactaaattaaactGTTAATTTTTGAAAGGGATTAAAAGTGCAATTATACCATTTAACCCTGGCTTCCACCCTGATTGGAgtacaattattttttatatacaccACAGCAGTGGAATTCAAAAACTATTTGTTTTACCAGATTTATGCACTTTTATTTGTTCATGTTGGTTTAACTATGGTAAGAAACCCAATGTTGAGTTATACTAAGTTTGTATAGTTAGATAAATCAACAACTAAAAGGTATAACTATGTTCCTTCGACTCTTCATTATCCTTGAACTATCTGTGTCCGACTTATAGAAGTGTATGCCCCTTTAAAATTATGGaagaatacaaaaaatttaTCCTTAGTCCAAGCAACATAGGGGTATAATACAACTCTCCATACTTGAATCTTAGTTCAAAAAGCTGGTTGGACTATAATGTTTTTGCTAGGTCATGTGAGTTTATAAACTTGGAAAATATAGATGTGTTCTGTAGATTGTTCATAATTTAACTGGATGACTTGAGTTAGAATATGTATTTTAGCATTTAgactatttttgtattttagaCTCTGGGTATGGGAGACTGTTTGCCTAGATATCCAATCCATTGAATTGTTTGGTTGTTCCTAAATAACGAAGAGAAAATTTTATGTGGAATCATGAATGGTTAACTAATAGCGCCGAGCATGAAGTTTGCATGTTATATTAGTAAGTTTGCTTCATCATGTCATTTGATACTTATTGCAGGGCCCTATCAAAAAAGGGAATGAATTGAGGAGGTTGGGGGAAACATGGAGGCTGACTTGGTTAAGGAAAATGATAGAAAACGATCATTGCATGAAAACCATGGGTTTTCAACCAATTCTGATTCTTTCTCAATAGCCAATATTGAAATGCAAGGTAGCTTTGTAGAATTAAATGAGTCGCAAGCTTCATTTGTGGGAACTTTCGAGACAGGCAAGGATGCAGCCCAGATTTTTTCAGAAACAAGGTCAGCGATTAGAAAGAAAACCAAGTTTAGGAAAAGGATGGAGCAGCTTGATTCCTCGGACTGTAGTGATCAAAGTCAGATTGATAAGCATCCTGAGGAAGTTGGCCTTACTAACACTGATCAAACGAATACTGTTTCAGGTCCAACTCTATCGGATGAAGGGAATAGTGAAGAAAAGATTGATTCATTTGATGCAAATGATACGAGTGATGTATCTCTTGCTATTGCTATACCTCCTGTTAGTCAATCGAGGAAAAAGCTGCTTGTTCTTGATTTGAATGGGTTACTTGCCGATATAGTCTATAATCCTTCAATTGATTGCACTCCAGATGCACTTGTTGCAGGACGGGCAGGTAAGAACTTGGTTTCAAAAACTTTATATGCTTGTTAATGCTTTTTgcattctaaatatttttaaaactaattggAAATTTGCTTCTTTTCTGCCAGTTTTTAAGAGACCCTACTGTGATGATTTTTTGAAGTTCTGTTGTGAGAGGTTTGAAGTTGGTATCTGGTCTTCAAGAAACAGGtacttctcattttttttcttttggaaacaaataatttattgcCTTCTCTTAGTGCTAGATTGTTGCCATGGAGAATTGATGTATCATCTTACTTGCTGGAATTTTGAACTTTTGCAGGAAAAATGTGGAAAGATTTATTGATTTTCTGATGGGAGATATGAAACAAAAATTGCTGTTTTGTTGGGTAATTATGGCCTGTTTCATTTTACTTTCTGTTAAACCATGCAATCTGCATAAttcttctttatgtttttgttttctaagTCATCTTCGATAGCATTGCCTTGTCGTTATCTATAGTTAAGAAAATGTTCAAGCTAAAAGCATTCAAGATTGATGGTTGTCACTAACAATAGTAAAGATTGAATCTTCGAGCTGTTTaacctttgatttttattttcagaaaagaaaagaaaaggccTGCTTGGTCCCTTTACCTAAGAAAATGCTATTGCTGATTGGTATTCAATCACCAGCAAGAGTAAAGATTGAATCTTCGAGCTGTTTAACCTTTGCTTTTGTGTtatcagaaaaagaaagaagaaaaatggccTGCTTGGTACCCATCTAAGAAATTGCTCTTGCTGATTGATATTCGATCACCAGCAAGGGTAAAGACTGAATCTTTGAGCTGTTTAACCTTTGCTTAGAATTCtcaggaaaagaaaaggaaaaaaggccATCTTGTTGTCCCTGCCTAGAAAGTGCTCCAGCTGATTGGTGGTCAATCACTAGCAAGAGCAAACATTGAATCTTCGAGCCATTTAGCCTTTGCTTTCTGTTccataaagaagaaaaaacccAATGAGTAACGAAATTCAATTTCCTTAGTTTCAGGATTAGTTGCTTTTCTGACACCATTTTACATAAGAGCTAAGATAAAGAGATAGCATGAGAAGATATTGAGTGCCTACGTAGTAATGCCGTGCTTGAACAATTCATGAAGTAATATGTCGTAATTCTTGAAGATTATTTGGGTACATACAAATGTACTGGTCTAATTTCATTAATGCTTTTTGCATCAACTACGATTTTATATGCAATTAAACTGGGAACAGTTCCAATTCTGATTCATTTGCTTTATGCACAATATTTATTAGGATTCGTCTTACTGCACCACGACACAATTCAATACTCTTGGGCATAAATATAAGCCCTTGGTTTTTAAAGATTTGAGGAAGCTTTGGGAAAAACATGACCCTGATCTTCCATGGGAGAAGGGATATTATAACGAATCAAACACGTTGTTGATAGATGATTCTCCCTACAAAGCACTGCTTAATCCCGTAAGTTAACGGACTacttcattttgttttatttttttgtttagatCACTAATATTTTCCTTTGTCTTCCTAACATAGGTccc
The window above is part of the Gossypium raimondii isolate GPD5lz chromosome 9, ASM2569854v1, whole genome shotgun sequence genome. Proteins encoded here:
- the LOC105798107 gene encoding uncharacterized protein LOC105798107 isoform X1; protein product: MEADLVKENDRKRSLHENHGFSTNSDSFSIANIEMQGSFVELNESQASFVGTFETGKDAAQIFSETRSAIRKKTKFRKRMEQLDSSDCSDQSQIDKHPEEVGLTNTDQTNTVSGPTLSDEGNSEEKIDSFDANDTSDVSLAIAIPPVSQSRKKLLVLDLNGLLADIVYNPSIDCTPDALVAGRAVFKRPYCDDFLKFCCERFEVGIWSSRNRKNVERFIDFLMGDMKQKLLFCWDSSYCTTTQFNTLGHKYKPLVFKDLRKLWEKHDPDLPWEKGYYNESNTLLIDDSPYKALLNPPHTAIFPHSFKFDMKDNSLGDGGDLKVYLERLASADNVQNFVEQNPLGQIAITERSQDWGFYSQVIDTCL
- the LOC105798107 gene encoding uncharacterized protein LOC105798107 isoform X2, with the translated sequence MSRKLHLWELSRQARMQPRFFQKQGPTLSDEGNSEEKIDSFDANDTSDVSLAIAIPPVSQSRKKLLVLDLNGLLADIVYNPSIDCTPDALVAGRAVFKRPYCDDFLKFCCERFEVGIWSSRNRKNVERFIDFLMGDMKQKLLFCWDSSYCTTTQFNTLGHKYKPLVFKDLRKLWEKHDPDLPWEKGYYNESNTLLIDDSPYKALLNPPHTAIFPHSFKFDMKDNSLGDGGDLKVYLERLASADNVQNFVEQNPLGQIAITERSQDWGFYSQVIDTCL